The sequence GCCCGCGCGGTGGACCGGGCGCGCTCCCGGTAGCCGGCCGCGCGGCCGGGGTCGGCGGCGGCCAGCCGCTCGCCCAGCGCGGTGGCCACGGTCGCCATCCGGCTCGGGTCGAGCCAGATGTGCGGGTCATAGGACGCCTCGCGGTGCCGTAGGCCGTCGTGGGCCTCTTCGTCGTCGGTCTCGCCGGGCGGGGGCAGTTTCGGCACGAGGCTCGCGGCGTCGAGCGACCCGCCCTTCGCGTGCTTGCGGACCGCGTCGTCCACGGCGGGCTGGACGCCCTTGACGTAGACGGTGTAGTCGGCGTCCTGGACGTTCGCGACCTGCCGCGCGGTCAGCTCCAGGTCGTGCGGCTCGGTTCCGGGCCGGGTGAGCGTCCGGACGAACACGTCGTCGCCGCCGACCTTCCCGGCGAGCCAGGCCATCGGGTAGAAGGACGCGACCACCGAGGTCCTGCCGGGCGGGACGTCCGCGCCCGCGTCGGCGCAGGCCGTCAGGCCCGCCGCGAGCCCGGCCAGGGCGATCGCCGCCGGCGCGGTTCGCAGGGCTGTGCGGAGAGGGGGCACATCATGATTATGGACGAAGATGAAAATGGTTGTCAAAACCGACCGATGCCGCGTCCCAGGGCGAATCCCACCAGGACGGCCAGCGCGGCGAGGCGCAGGACCCGTCCCGAGCCGTCCAGCGAGGGCCAGTTCAGGTAGGCGAACCAGCCGAGCGCGGCGGCGAGCACCAGCAGCCCGGCCGCGGCCGCCCAGCCGGTCCCGGCCATGCCGACCACCAGCAGCGCGAACACGGCGGCGAGCAGGACCCACCGCGGCAGCCGGTGCAGGAACACCACGGGCACCGCGCTGCGCCGCTCGACGGCCGCCCGCAGCCCCGTCGCGCGCTCACCTCTCGTCTCCACACGCCCAACGTACTGCCAGGATGGACGGATGATCGCGATAACCCGGTACCGGGTGCCGGACGAGGACTCCGGCGGATTCGCCGAGGGCATGACCGCGGTACTGGCGGCACTGGCCGCGAGCACCGGCTTCCGCTCCGGCCGCCTCGCCCGGACCGTCGACGACCCAGGCCTGTGGGCCCTCGTCACCGAGTGGGACGGCGCCGGGCACTACCGCCGCGCGCTCGGCGCCTACGAGGTGCGGCTCCGGTTCATGCCGCTCGCCGCCCTCGCCGTGGACGAGCCCGGCGCCTACGAGGTGGTCTCCTCCGCCTGACCGGCCGCCCGGGCCGTCGGCCGCGGGCCAGGTCAGAATGCGGGCAATCGGCGGTCAAGAAGCGACCCATCCCGGTTTCGGCGCCTCCGCCGAGGTCATCCCTACCGCACATGATCATGCCGTGGCCTGCGGGGGAGCTGTGATGCGCCATGCCGTCCTGTTCAGTGTGTCGTCCGGGGCGGCGGCCTTCGCCGCCGCCCTCACCGTCGCCGGAACGGCCCCCGCGCGGCCCGCGGCCCATCAGGCCTCCTCGCTCTCCCTGAGGGGGCCGGCGGGGAGCGGGGGGAGCCCGCACGGCCGCGTGGTCGAGTACCGGGGGCTGCGCGTCCCCGTCCCGGCCGGCTGGGAGGTGCACCGGCTCGACCGGCATCCGTCCCAGTGCGTCCGCTACGACCGGCACGCGCTCTACCTCGGCAGTCCCGGCCCGCAACCGGACTGCCCGGCCCGCGCCGTCGGGCGCACCGAGGCCGTCCACATCCAGCCCGCGGGGCGCGGGCGGACCGCGCGGACCGTCGTGCACGCCGACAAGCTCGCCTCGCTGACCGTGCCGCGGACCGTCGACCACGAGATCCGGCTCACCCTCCCCGAGGCCGGGGTCACGATCACCGGCGTGTACGGCAGGGATCCGGGGACGCTCCAGCGGATCCTGCGCGGCACCCGGCTCTCCGGCCGGCGGACCGCCGGCCCGTCCAAGCCGGACGTCCACCGGATGGCGACCGCCGTTCCCTCGGCGCCGCCCGAGGGGACGGCGCCCAGCGGAGGCCCGGTGCCGCCCGCCGCCCCGGTGCCCGCCGAGAGCCCGTCGACCGGCCAGGGGACGGCGCTTGAGCGCCCGTGGGTGCGCGGCAGGGGGTTCGACACCTGCACGGCCCCGTCCCTGGCGACCATGAGGGCCTGGCGGCCCTCGTTCAAGGTCACCAACATCTACATCGGCGGAGTGGCGCGCGGATGCGCCCAGCCGAACCTGACCGCGTCGTGGGTGAGGCGGGTGCGGGCCATGGGCTACCGCCTCACCGCCACCTACGTGGGCCTCCAGGCCCCGTGCGGCGCGCATGCGCAGCGCTTCACCGCCGGAAGCGCCTCCCGGCAGGGCACCCGGGCCGCCGCGGACGCGGCCCGCAGGGCCAGAGCGCTCGGCATCCCGGCGGGCAAGCCGCTCTACTACGACATGGAGGCCTACAACCACAGGAAGGGCACCTGCAGGGCCGCCGTCCTCCGGTTCGTCGACAACTGGGTCGACCGGCTGAAGACCGAGGGCTACCAGCCGTGCCTCTACAGCAGCGCCAAGTCCGGCATCCGCGACGTGGGACGGTCCTCGCTCAGCAAGCCCTCCTGCGTCTGGTTCGCCAACTGGGACCGCCGGGCCAAGGTCTACGGCGACCCGTTCGTGCCGGACGCCTGGTGGTCGCCGCACCGCCGCGTCAAGCAGTACCGCGGCGGGCACCGGGAGACGCACGGCGGGGTGACCCTGAACGTCGACAGCGACATCGCCGACGGGCGCGTTTACTAGTTCCTGCTCAGGGGCCCCCGTGCCCTAAGCTGGGGGCATTCTCCGGCTGCGGCGGTGACCGCGCCGGAGCACATCACCGGGGATCACACTCGCCGCCGCCCGCCGTCGCCGCGGGACGGGGGCACTCACTGTTCCCGCCGACCGCCAGCCGGATGGAGAATCTTTCATGGCACGCCGTTCCGATGTGCTGGACACGATCGTCAACCTCGCCAAACGGCGGGGCCTGGTCTACCCGTCGAGCGAGATCTACGGCGGTCTCCGCGCCTCCTGGGACTACGGCCCCCTCGGCGTCGAGCTGAAGAACAACGTCAAGCGCCAGTGGTGGAAGTCGATGGTGCAGGGCCGCGACGACGTCGTCGG is a genomic window of Actinomadura citrea containing:
- a CDS encoding metal ABC transporter substrate-binding protein, whose protein sequence is MPPLRTALRTAPAAIALAGLAAGLTACADAGADVPPGRTSVVASFYPMAWLAGKVGGDDVFVRTLTRPGTEPHDLELTARQVANVQDADYTVYVKGVQPAVDDAVRKHAKGGSLDAASLVPKLPPPGETDDEEAHDGLRHREASYDPHIWLDPSRMATVATALGERLAAADPGRAAGYRERARSTARALTGLDREFQDGLRSCARREIVTAHAAFGYLADRYRLRQIPVAGVDPSGEPSPKRLAGLARLVSSTGATTVFTETLASSKVAGSLAREAGVRTAVLDPAEGVAGGASGDYMTIMRENLRTLRPALECS
- a CDS encoding DUF6703 family protein, yielding METRGERATGLRAAVERRSAVPVVFLHRLPRWVLLAAVFALLVVGMAGTGWAAAAGLLVLAAALGWFAYLNWPSLDGSGRVLRLAALAVLVGFALGRGIGRF
- a CDS encoding antibiotic biosynthesis monooxygenase family protein encodes the protein MIAITRYRVPDEDSGGFAEGMTAVLAALAASTGFRSGRLARTVDDPGLWALVTEWDGAGHYRRALGAYEVRLRFMPLAALAVDEPGAYEVVSSA
- a CDS encoding DUF1906 domain-containing protein — its product is MRHAVLFSVSSGAAAFAAALTVAGTAPARPAAHQASSLSLRGPAGSGGSPHGRVVEYRGLRVPVPAGWEVHRLDRHPSQCVRYDRHALYLGSPGPQPDCPARAVGRTEAVHIQPAGRGRTARTVVHADKLASLTVPRTVDHEIRLTLPEAGVTITGVYGRDPGTLQRILRGTRLSGRRTAGPSKPDVHRMATAVPSAPPEGTAPSGGPVPPAAPVPAESPSTGQGTALERPWVRGRGFDTCTAPSLATMRAWRPSFKVTNIYIGGVARGCAQPNLTASWVRRVRAMGYRLTATYVGLQAPCGAHAQRFTAGSASRQGTRAAADAARRARALGIPAGKPLYYDMEAYNHRKGTCRAAVLRFVDNWVDRLKTEGYQPCLYSSAKSGIRDVGRSSLSKPSCVWFANWDRRAKVYGDPFVPDAWWSPHRRVKQYRGGHRETHGGVTLNVDSDIADGRVY